The following proteins are co-located in the Micromonospora viridifaciens genome:
- a CDS encoding DUF4192 domain-containing protein, protein MSFPDNKLTVRSPADLVTAVPYLLGFRPSDGSIVVLASRDRRVVFAARADLPGPDAPASHLLDLAANLIPVVRRQRPITHIMLIGYGDAEHVDPALRTVGEAFTAGGMTVRGLLRVTGTRVVNLDCDNPACCPPQGTPLDPASLVAVQATAAGLVALPDRAAVAARFAPVGGAARAGIRRATRAAAARLKTLNTAGSGGVDEAGVQAVRDALRQHDGGSRLTDDEVAWLALLLMRPSVRDLAADLTQPHDGHVTFWADITRRAEEALVPAPATLLALAAWRCGDGALAAMAAERALQVDPAYQLANLLLQALHGGLPPSVFGQAIASARTNPSKQ, encoded by the coding sequence ATGTCGTTTCCCGACAACAAGTTGACCGTGCGATCCCCAGCCGACCTGGTGACCGCGGTGCCGTATCTGCTCGGCTTCCGCCCCAGCGACGGCAGTATCGTCGTACTCGCCAGCAGGGACCGTCGCGTCGTCTTCGCCGCCCGCGCCGACCTGCCAGGCCCCGACGCCCCCGCAAGCCACCTTCTCGACCTCGCTGCCAACCTGATCCCGGTCGTGCGGCGGCAGCGGCCGATCACCCACATCATGCTCATCGGCTACGGGGACGCCGAACACGTTGACCCGGCGCTGCGCACCGTCGGCGAGGCGTTCACCGCCGGCGGCATGACTGTCCGGGGGTTGCTGCGGGTCACCGGTACGCGGGTCGTCAACCTCGACTGCGATAACCCCGCCTGCTGCCCGCCCCAAGGAACCCCGCTCGACCCCGCCTCGCTCGTCGCCGTGCAGGCCACCGCCGCCGGGCTGGTCGCCCTACCCGATCGGGCAGCCGTAGCCGCCCGGTTCGCACCCGTCGGCGGTGCCGCCCGTGCCGGTATCCGCCGCGCCACCAGGGCGGCGGCCGCCCGCCTGAAGACGCTGAACACAGCCGGCAGCGGGGGAGTGGACGAGGCCGGCGTCCAAGCGGTCCGCGATGCGCTGCGACAGCACGACGGCGGCAGCCGCCTCACCGACGACGAGGTGGCTTGGCTTGCCCTGCTCCTGATGCGGCCATCGGTGCGGGACCTTGCCGCAGACCTCACCCAACCGCACGACGGGCACGTCACGTTCTGGGCCGACATCACCCGCCGTGCCGAGGAGGCGCTCGTGCCGGCACCGGCCACCCTGCTCGCCCTCGCCGCGTGGCGCTGCGGTGACGGTGCCCTGGCCGCCATGGCAGCTGAGCGTGCCCTGCAGGTCGACCCCGCATACCAGCTCGCCAACCTGCTGCTGCAGGCGCTGCACGGCGGACTCCCGCCATCGGTGTTCGGGCAGGCAATCGCGTCCGCCCGCACCAACCCCTCGAAGCAGTAG